A window of the Isosphaera pallida ATCC 43644 genome harbors these coding sequences:
- a CDS encoding NAD(+)/NADH kinase has translation MTWDDLGQNNPTQDDDDTDSDDSHAAPRGPNPPPLVVAILGNGSKPQVHDHAQRIAQAIQARPDLRLGPIDLSDSTDLSDLKADVALVLGGDGTVLHTSRRMAGHPVPVVGVNMGRLGFLTESTPEDLINRLDDLAARRFRIDHLMTIRGELIPFAGDPKGFERSEVFRGLNDVVIRAAPEFHILEIGLRIDGERVITYRGDGVILATPVGSTAHNLSAGGPILPQDAQMFVVNPICPFTLSQRPLVDAAHKTYELENLTDRAAVAVVDGQRQFPLLKGDRLRVRRDASSLPMVRLPGHSFYRTLRDKLGWGLSPLENLPPHR, from the coding sequence ATGACCTGGGACGACCTTGGCCAGAACAACCCGACGCAGGATGACGACGACACCGACTCGGACGATTCCCACGCCGCCCCACGCGGCCCTAATCCACCGCCTCTGGTCGTGGCGATTCTGGGCAATGGCTCCAAACCCCAGGTCCACGACCACGCCCAACGCATCGCCCAGGCGATCCAAGCGCGGCCCGACCTGCGACTAGGACCCATCGACCTCTCCGACTCCACTGACCTCTCCGACCTCAAAGCCGACGTGGCCCTCGTTCTAGGCGGCGACGGCACCGTGCTGCACACCTCCCGGCGCATGGCGGGCCACCCGGTTCCCGTCGTCGGCGTCAACATGGGACGCCTGGGCTTCCTCACAGAATCGACCCCCGAAGATCTGATCAACCGACTGGACGACCTGGCGGCCCGTCGCTTCCGAATCGACCATCTTATGACCATCCGTGGAGAACTCATCCCTTTCGCGGGCGATCCCAAAGGCTTCGAACGAAGCGAAGTGTTTCGTGGACTCAACGACGTGGTTATCCGTGCCGCACCCGAGTTCCACATCTTAGAAATTGGTTTGCGCATCGACGGCGAACGAGTGATTACCTATCGAGGCGATGGTGTGATTTTGGCGACTCCGGTGGGTTCCACCGCCCACAACCTTTCCGCGGGCGGACCGATCCTGCCTCAAGACGCCCAAATGTTCGTGGTCAACCCAATTTGTCCCTTTACGCTCTCTCAGCGTCCCTTGGTGGATGCCGCCCATAAAACCTACGAACTGGAGAACCTTACGGACCGCGCTGCGGTCGCGGTGGTGGATGGTCAGCGTCAGTTTCCCCTGCTCAAAGGGGATCGTTTGCGGGTGCGCCGGGACGCCTCGTCGCTGCCGATGGTGCGTCTGCCCGGCCACAGCTTTTATCGGACCTTGCGCGACAAGCTTGGTTGGGGACTCAGCCCCTTGGAAAATCTTCCGCCCCACCGCTAA
- the dxs gene encoding 1-deoxy-D-xylulose-5-phosphate synthase: MTSALLARIAAPADLHTLTEAQLDQLACEMREELIRVVSRRSAHFASNLGVVELCLALHLEFDFTRDRLIWDTGHQVYPHKLITGRASQLETIRSKGGLMGYPNPAESDFDLFMTGHAGCAASTALGLKLGDELMGRPDTFAVAVVGDGALPSGIVFEAMNNAGGLKRPFLLILNDNKMSICPRVGGLANYLDRIRMAPTYNDLNRRVKDWIRRLPLVGGFAERTMQTVKDAVKASVNGGMLFEELGFTYLGPIDGHHLPTLRAYLQKVKKLNGPVLLHVLTDKGRGFAPAEADPVKFHAPQPFQKVEKAGGTVSVAPLKANAPSSKAFTDAVSSALFEAMARDPRVSVLTAAMCEGNKLQKIRDTYPERFFDVGICESHAVAFAAGMAKAGARPVVDIYSTFLQRSYDQIFQEVSLQNLPVLFTLDRAGLVGSDGPTHHGTYDIAWMRIFPHMVVMAPGDGGEVAAMIDFGLSHNGPVSIRYPKTALEVVERLHPPRIELGKAEVLDRQPDGTFLVFGAQVPTALRAAEILRRDHGLRVGVVNARFVKPLDEAVILQTLTESPFVITVEEGCLMGGFGAAVLELANAHRIDTRHVTRLGLPDRFIMHAERDEQLAEVGLDVEGLVRAALEAARAAGFPSHPADLMSAPTASANHQAAGLAAGPAETAMTI; this comes from the coding sequence ATGACCAGCGCGCTCTTGGCGAGGATCGCCGCGCCAGCCGACCTCCACACTCTCACTGAGGCTCAACTCGACCAGCTCGCTTGCGAGATGCGCGAGGAGCTGATTCGAGTCGTTAGCCGCCGCTCGGCCCACTTTGCGAGTAATCTCGGCGTCGTCGAGCTTTGTCTGGCCCTTCACTTGGAGTTCGACTTCACCCGGGATCGACTGATTTGGGACACCGGGCATCAAGTTTATCCGCACAAACTCATCACCGGCCGCGCCAGTCAGTTGGAGACGATCCGCTCCAAGGGGGGGCTGATGGGCTACCCCAACCCGGCCGAATCCGACTTTGACCTCTTCATGACTGGCCACGCCGGTTGCGCCGCCTCGACAGCCCTGGGGCTCAAGCTAGGCGATGAACTGATGGGCCGCCCCGACACCTTCGCGGTCGCCGTGGTGGGCGACGGCGCGCTGCCCTCAGGGATCGTCTTCGAGGCCATGAACAATGCGGGCGGCCTCAAGCGGCCATTTTTGCTGATCCTGAACGACAATAAGATGTCGATTTGTCCGCGGGTTGGCGGCCTGGCCAACTACCTGGACCGGATTCGGATGGCCCCGACCTACAATGACCTGAACCGTCGCGTCAAGGATTGGATTCGCCGCCTGCCCCTGGTGGGCGGTTTCGCCGAGCGGACGATGCAGACGGTCAAGGACGCGGTCAAGGCGTCGGTCAACGGCGGGATGTTGTTCGAGGAACTGGGTTTCACCTATCTGGGTCCCATCGACGGCCACCACCTGCCGACCCTGCGGGCCTACCTTCAGAAGGTGAAAAAACTCAACGGGCCAGTCCTGCTCCACGTCCTCACCGACAAGGGCCGGGGCTTCGCTCCGGCTGAGGCCGACCCGGTCAAGTTCCACGCCCCTCAGCCGTTCCAAAAGGTCGAAAAGGCGGGCGGTACGGTTTCGGTCGCTCCGCTCAAGGCCAATGCCCCCTCCTCCAAAGCCTTCACCGACGCCGTCTCCAGCGCACTCTTCGAGGCGATGGCCCGCGATCCCCGGGTCTCGGTGCTGACTGCGGCGATGTGCGAAGGCAACAAACTTCAGAAGATCCGTGACACCTATCCCGAGCGATTCTTCGATGTCGGGATTTGCGAAAGCCATGCGGTCGCCTTCGCTGCGGGTATGGCCAAGGCCGGAGCGCGTCCGGTGGTGGATATCTACAGCACCTTCCTCCAGCGCTCCTACGACCAGATTTTCCAGGAGGTCTCGCTTCAAAACCTACCGGTGCTGTTCACGCTGGATCGGGCGGGTCTGGTCGGCTCGGACGGCCCTACCCACCACGGCACCTACGACATCGCCTGGATGCGGATCTTCCCCCACATGGTCGTGATGGCTCCCGGCGACGGAGGCGAGGTCGCCGCCATGATCGACTTCGGCCTGTCCCACAACGGCCCAGTGTCGATTCGGTACCCCAAAACCGCGCTGGAGGTGGTCGAACGCCTCCATCCCCCCCGCATCGAACTGGGCAAAGCGGAAGTGCTGGACCGTCAGCCCGACGGCACGTTTTTGGTCTTCGGCGCTCAGGTTCCCACCGCGCTTCGGGCCGCCGAGATTCTGCGACGGGACCACGGCCTCCGGGTCGGGGTGGTCAACGCGCGGTTCGTCAAACCGCTAGATGAAGCCGTGATCCTCCAAACCCTCACTGAATCTCCCTTTGTCATCACCGTCGAGGAAGGTTGCCTGATGGGTGGATTCGGCGCAGCAGTCCTGGAACTAGCCAACGCGCATCGTATCGACACGCGCCATGTCACCCGTTTGGGGCTGCCCGATCGGTTCATCATGCACGCCGAACGCGACGAACAACTCGCCGAGGTCGGGCTGGATGTCGAGGGCTTGGTCCGTGCCGCTTTGGAGGCCGCCCGCGCCGCGGGATTCCCGTCCCATCCCGCCGACCTCATGTCCGCACCAACCGCGTCGGCCAACCATCAAGCCGCTGGACTCGCCGCGGGTCCAGCCGAAACCGCCATGACGATCTGA
- the xseB gene encoding exodeoxyribonuclease VII small subunit, producing MTNAPASPDDRPTRHARWRGFLVGSSRRRVMPDSSSPSPDLSRSASEAHPGFEVALERLEETVRLLESSTLSLDEALHRHAEGIQLVAHCLNLLDQAERRVHLLAGLDEQGQPRLEPFASGDEPRQE from the coding sequence ATGACCAACGCCCCAGCGTCGCCGGATGACCGCCCAACCCGGCACGCCCGTTGGCGTGGCTTTCTCGTCGGCAGCTCAAGGCGTCGCGTTATGCCCGATTCGTCGTCGCCGTCCCCGGATTTGTCTCGTTCGGCCTCCGAAGCGCATCCCGGCTTCGAAGTAGCACTGGAACGCCTTGAGGAAACCGTCCGACTTCTCGAATCAAGCACACTGAGCCTGGACGAGGCGCTTCATCGCCACGCCGAAGGAATCCAACTGGTGGCCCACTGCCTAAACTTGCTGGACCAAGCCGAGCGTCGAGTCCATCTTCTGGCCGGTTTGGATGAGCAAGGCCAACCTCGTCTGGAACCGTTCGCCAGCGGCGACGAACCCCGCCAGGAGTAA
- the dusB gene encoding tRNA dihydrouridine synthase DusB yields the protein MPPTPPADSTALLDNARVTDRAIPPCPGARDEALALRLPPPPAILKQPLRLGGIPIPTRFFLAPMAGFTSLAFRLSVRERGGLGLVTTDLVNCRSLLENRQRALELTETDPADRPVAMQLYGSKIEEMTAAAARLVERGATLVDINMGCPVRKVVKTGGGSALMCEVDNAARLVEEMVKAVEVPVTIKTRLGWDEHTLSAPDLARAFEQAGAAALVVHGRTRAQGFKGPVNREGIRAVVEAVKTMPVVGNGDIRTIHDAETMFRETGCAAVSLGRGALANPFIFRHLDHWARTGEAGPEPEFAERVDLVRRHFRRLVALRGERFGCLQFRKLVKWYSMSLRPPKSLYHQLINLSSVAQFETTMDAIEAAGPTRPMPSAHEFAIPVPSGPIDKW from the coding sequence ATGCCGCCGACCCCTCCCGCCGACTCGACCGCCCTACTGGATAACGCCCGCGTCACAGATCGCGCCATCCCCCCGTGTCCCGGGGCTCGGGATGAGGCCTTGGCGTTGCGATTGCCACCGCCTCCCGCCATCCTCAAGCAGCCTCTGCGTCTGGGGGGAATCCCGATCCCCACCCGCTTCTTCCTGGCCCCAATGGCGGGATTCACCAGCCTGGCCTTTCGACTCTCGGTGAGGGAACGCGGAGGGCTTGGCCTGGTCACCACCGACCTGGTCAACTGCCGAAGCCTCCTGGAAAACCGCCAACGCGCCCTGGAACTGACCGAAACCGACCCCGCGGATCGTCCGGTCGCCATGCAGCTTTACGGATCAAAAATCGAGGAGATGACCGCCGCCGCCGCCCGGTTGGTAGAACGGGGCGCGACGCTGGTGGATATCAATATGGGCTGCCCAGTGCGCAAGGTGGTCAAAACTGGGGGCGGCTCAGCGCTGATGTGCGAGGTGGACAACGCCGCGCGTTTGGTCGAGGAGATGGTCAAGGCGGTCGAGGTGCCCGTGACGATCAAGACTCGTCTAGGTTGGGACGAACATACCCTGTCGGCCCCGGACCTGGCGAGGGCCTTCGAGCAGGCCGGAGCCGCGGCGCTCGTTGTTCACGGACGCACTCGTGCCCAGGGGTTCAAGGGACCGGTCAACCGCGAAGGAATCCGGGCAGTGGTTGAGGCGGTCAAGACGATGCCGGTCGTCGGCAACGGCGACATCCGCACCATCCACGACGCCGAAACCATGTTCCGCGAGACCGGCTGCGCCGCGGTGTCTCTGGGCCGAGGCGCGCTGGCCAACCCGTTCATCTTCCGCCATCTGGACCATTGGGCCCGCACCGGCGAAGCCGGTCCCGAGCCGGAGTTCGCCGAACGGGTCGATCTGGTCCGCCGCCACTTCCGCCGCCTCGTGGCGCTGCGGGGCGAACGGTTCGGCTGCCTACAATTTCGCAAGCTCGTCAAGTGGTACAGCATGTCGCTGCGTCCGCCTAAGTCGCTGTATCACCAACTCATCAACCTTTCCAGCGTCGCCCAGTTTGAGACCACCATGGACGCGATCGAGGCGGCCGGTCCCACTCGACCTATGCCCTCCGCTCACGAGTTTGCCATCCCCGTCCCCTCCGGTCCCATCGACAAGTGGTGA
- a CDS encoding NAD(P)H-hydrate epimerase, which translates to MALPIFKGELPHLTREQAVEVERLMVQGYKLDPLQLAEASGLALARLGRKRFLEGDARGKPVVVLIGPGSRCVVGAVAARRLHAWGANVSLFHAGHIKALPAATQNQLTILDRMHLPIDDQENVGHVLPPALIIETIVDPLERSAPREGEAVLVRWANAQKSTPTLSWEMPSGIDATSGEVFEPAIDANATLCGTLAKQGLYVRGVKGHAGEVYLADIGVPARLFADPALRMNVPLPFGEEELVRLR; encoded by the coding sequence ATGGCGTTGCCGATTTTCAAGGGCGAATTGCCCCACCTGACCCGCGAGCAGGCCGTGGAGGTCGAACGGCTCATGGTTCAGGGTTACAAACTCGATCCGCTCCAGTTAGCTGAAGCCTCCGGCTTGGCGTTAGCCCGCCTGGGCCGCAAGCGGTTCTTGGAGGGAGACGCCCGGGGCAAGCCGGTGGTGGTGTTAATCGGGCCGGGTTCGCGTTGCGTGGTCGGGGCGGTGGCGGCGCGGCGTCTGCATGCCTGGGGAGCTAACGTCTCGTTGTTCCACGCCGGTCACATCAAAGCATTGCCCGCAGCCACCCAAAACCAACTGACCATCCTCGATCGGATGCATCTTCCCATCGACGACCAAGAAAACGTTGGCCACGTGCTGCCGCCCGCGCTCATCATCGAGACGATCGTCGATCCCCTGGAACGATCCGCCCCACGCGAGGGCGAGGCGGTTTTAGTGCGCTGGGCCAACGCCCAAAAAAGCACGCCGACCCTGTCCTGGGAAATGCCCTCCGGCATCGACGCCACCAGCGGCGAGGTCTTCGAGCCGGCCATCGACGCCAACGCCACCCTCTGCGGCACGCTGGCTAAACAAGGGCTGTACGTGCGCGGGGTCAAGGGACACGCCGGCGAAGTCTACCTGGCGGACATCGGTGTGCCGGCCCGCCTTTTTGCCGATCCCGCTCTGCGGATGAATGTGCCACTTCCCTTCGGGGAAGAGGAACTCGTGCGCCTGCGTTGA
- a CDS encoding polyprenyl synthetase family protein, with product MTHSPSVTPTADSVSPRAREDKESIPLWRRDLVDCLSYLGQRIETALDALLPPVEEHPNAAGPYGVCPARLARAARYSTLGGGKLLRPKLTLLAAEAVGGDDAIENALAAACAVELVHAYSLVHDDLPAMDDDDLRRGRPTTHVEFDEATAILAGDGLLTLAFGAVVAGVRPAERAAACVGILAEAAGFRGMVGGQMADLQAESIPREQGSVELLEAIHLRKTGALLRASLTMGAAASGANAELTTALDEYGRALGLAFQIQDDLLDATGDPAKTGKKVGKDLELGKWTYPAFLGVEESRRRARSLVDQAVTALRPLGDRSARLVGLARTLLERDR from the coding sequence ATGACCCATTCCCCATCCGTTACTCCAACCGCCGACTCCGTCTCGCCCCGAGCCCGTGAGGACAAGGAATCCATTCCCCTCTGGCGGCGAGATCTCGTCGATTGCCTAAGCTACCTGGGCCAGCGTATTGAAACGGCGCTGGACGCTCTGCTTCCACCCGTGGAGGAGCATCCGAACGCGGCGGGTCCTTATGGGGTCTGCCCCGCCCGTCTCGCCCGCGCGGCGCGATATTCTACCCTGGGGGGCGGCAAGCTCCTGCGTCCCAAGCTGACCTTGTTAGCCGCCGAGGCGGTCGGCGGCGACGACGCGATTGAAAACGCCTTGGCCGCGGCGTGTGCGGTCGAGTTGGTCCACGCCTATTCCTTGGTTCACGATGATTTGCCCGCGATGGACGACGACGACCTCCGCCGGGGACGCCCGACCACCCATGTCGAGTTTGACGAGGCCACAGCAATTCTGGCCGGTGATGGCCTCTTGACCTTGGCCTTCGGCGCGGTGGTCGCGGGCGTTCGCCCTGCCGAACGCGCTGCGGCCTGCGTGGGCATCCTAGCCGAGGCCGCCGGCTTCCGAGGGATGGTCGGCGGTCAGATGGCCGACCTCCAGGCCGAGTCGATCCCACGCGAGCAGGGTTCGGTCGAGTTGTTAGAGGCGATCCATTTGCGCAAGACCGGCGCGCTGCTGAGGGCCTCGCTGACAATGGGCGCGGCAGCCTCGGGGGCCAACGCCGAACTCACCACCGCGCTGGATGAATACGGCCGCGCCCTGGGTCTGGCGTTTCAGATTCAAGACGACCTCCTCGACGCCACCGGCGACCCGGCCAAAACCGGGAAGAAGGTGGGTAAGGATCTCGAGCTGGGGAAATGGACCTATCCCGCCTTCCTCGGCGTTGAGGAAAGCCGTCGACGAGCGCGGAGTCTGGTCGATCAGGCCGTGACCGCCTTGAGACCGTTGGGTGACCGCTCCGCCAGGCTCGTTGGCCTGGCACGAACTTTGTTGGAAAGGGATCGCTGA